The Thermoanaerobacterium thermosaccharolyticum DSM 571 region CTGCCATTTTAAACCTCCTAAGCTATTTTACAGGATCATATCCACCTGGATTAAAGGGATTGCATCTTAATATCCTCCACAAAGCCATAATACCACCTTTTAAAACACCATACTTTTTTATAGCATCTATAGCGTATTGAGAACAAGTCGGATAAAATCTACACGATTTTGGCTTCATAGGAGATATAAATTTCTGATAGAATCTTATTAAATATATAAAAATGTATTTCATTATTTATTCACCATATAAAGAGAAGATTTTGTTAACAGTCTCCTCATAGCATTTCCTACCATATAGAAATCTGCCTCAACAATCTTATTCCTCGCAATAAAAATAATGTCATATCCTTTAAATAAATCACGATCCAATAACCTAAAATTTTCATATAACAATCTCTTATAGCGATTTCTAATTACACTTTTACCCACTTTTTTGCTTACTGAAAAACCAACCCTGTTGATTCCTAAATTATTTTCTAAGTAATACATCACAATGTACTGATTTGAAATAGATTTGCCGTATCTATAAACATTTTTGAAATCACTACTTCGTTTTATCTTAACCATATCATATATATAAACCTCCGATTGCAAAAAAGGCCTCATTAAGGCCTTCCTTATGCTGTCAACCTATGTCTACCCTTTCTCCTTCTTCTTTTTA contains the following coding sequences:
- the rnpA gene encoding ribonuclease P protein component gives rise to the protein MVKIKRSSDFKNVYRYGKSISNQYIVMYYLENNLGINRVGFSVSKKVGKSVIRNRYKRLLYENFRLLDRDLFKGYDIIFIARNKIVEADFYMVGNAMRRLLTKSSLYMVNK
- the yidD gene encoding membrane protein insertion efficiency factor YidD, with protein sequence MKYIFIYLIRFYQKFISPMKPKSCRFYPTCSQYAIDAIKKYGVLKGGIMALWRILRCNPFNPGGYDPVK